ATGTGGCCGAGCCTTTCCTGAAGCAGATGCCGCTCGGCCGGTGGGCCAGCGAAGCGGAAATCGCCGCCCCCATCGTCTTCCTGCTCAGTGATGCAGCCTCGATGATTACGGGTGTTTCGCTGCCCATTGACGGCGGGTTCACCTGCTGCTGATTGGCAAGTTTATTCGGCGATCATCCGAATTGTGTGGCGCATCCATCAGGTGCTCCTCCTCTCCCCCGCATCTATCGCAAGATTGCCGAAGTCAGATTCCTTTGGATGCTTCACCATGAGCACCGCTTAAAGTCGATCCGAGCTACCTCCGTTTTTAAGAAACTGGGCGACCGCAGACTTCAGCGCTACACCGCTGACGCTGGTTTTCACCATGTCCCTGACCAGCATGGAAATGATCTTGGCGGCTTCGCGGACCGGCAAACCACCATCGCGGATGTTGGAAACGCAGTTCCGTCTGGAATCCGGGTTCCCCGATTTTGGACCGTAGGTGATATAGGCCCCTAGACTGTCGGCAGCGGAGAGGCCCGGACGTTCTCCGACCAGCACGATCGTCAGTTTTGCACCGAGCGCCTCGCCGACAGGATCACCAAGCGCAACCCGAGCCTGGTTCGCAAGTACAATCGATGCAATTGACAGGTTCAGGATAGCCAGTTTTGGCACAAGCGCCTCGATCAGTGGCGCTGAGTTGAGATCGACCGCACTGGATGACAAGCCATCTGCCGCGATAATCGCCACGTCATAACCCTTGCCCGCGCCCGCCTGTTTCAGCCGCTCGGTCGATTCCGCGGCGAGCAGTCGTCCGAGATCCGGTCGTCTTACATAGATGTTGCGATCACTCGCCATGCTGTCGACCCGGACCACGGAAAGGCCGAGGCGGTTGAGCCGTTCCGTGAGCGCAGTCCTGTCAACGCTGGTCCAGACCGCTTCGCGCGCCCGCGCGTGATCGAGCAGGAAGGATAGCTGTGCTCCTGTTGGCAGACCTGCACCATGGCGCCCGAGCGAGACGCGCGCGTCGGTCATTTCCTTGAGGTTCAACCCCTGTTCGGTAACGGAGGGTTCGATCACCATTGTCATATATCAGGCTCCGATCAAATTGCTGCTGCGGACATAGTCGGAGAGCACGGCCGGCTCGCCAATCAGCGCACCGTCGCAATCCGTCAGGCCGATTTCGGAAAGCCATCTTTCGAATTCCGGCGCCGGCGGCCGTTTCAGCGTCTCGCGGCAATAGACAGCATCGTGATGCGACAGCGACTGGTAGTTCAGCATGATATCGTCGGCACCCGGCACGGTAATCACGAAATTGACATTGGCGGCGCAGAGCAGCGTCAGCAGCGTATCCATGTCCTCCTGGTCGGCATCGGCATGGTTGGTGTAGCAAACGTCGACGCCCATCGGCAGGCCCAGGAGTTTGCCGCAGAAATGATCCTCGATGCCGGCACGGATGATCTGCTTGCCGTTGAACAAGTATTCCGGCCCGATGAAGCCGACGACCGTGTTGACGAGCAGCGGATCGAACTCGCGTGCCACCGCATAGGCGCGGGTCTCCATCGTCTGCTGGTCGACGCCAAAATGCGCATCGGCGGAAAGGGCCGCACCTTGTCCCGTTTCGAAATACATCACGTTTGCATCCGCCATGCCGCGCCCCAGCGACCGTCCCGCCTCATGCGCCTCCTTCAGCAGAGCCAGATCGACACCAAAACCGCGATTTGCCTTTTCCGATCCGGCAACCGACTGGAAGACGAGGTCGACCGGAGCGCCGCGCTGGATCGCCTGGATCGCCGTGGTCACATGGCCGAGGCAACAGGTCTGGGTCGGGATCGCAAGTTTTTCCCGCAATTCGTCGAGCAACGAGACTATGCGGACATAGTCATCTGTCGCATCGGTTGCGGGATTGACGCCGATCACAGCATCTCCCGACCCCATCAACAGTCCGTCGATGGCAGACGCCATGATGCCTCGGCTGTCATCGGTCGGGTGGTTGGGCTGGTTGCGGGTGGAAAGCCGTCCTGCAAGCCCGATTGTGTTGCGAAATCTTGTCACGACGCGGCGCTTGGCGGAAACAGCGATCATGTCCTGCAGCCGCATGATCTTCGATACTGCCGCAACCATTTCCGGCGTCAGCCCCCAGGTAACGGCCTCAAGCCGGTCATGCGTTGTCTCGGGCTTGAGCAGCCATTCACGGAATTCGCCGACGGTAAGTGAGGAGACTGCGGAAAAGGCTGCCGGGTCGTGCCGCTCCGCGATCAGACGGGAAACTTCGTCTTCTTCCGACGAAATGATTTCCTCACTGAGAAATGCCTTCAAGGGCAGATCGGCCAGCGCCATCTGGGCCGCAAGCCGCTCGACCGGGCCTGCCGCGGCAATGCCAGCCAGCTGGTCGCCGGAGCGTTCCGGCGTCGCTTTAGCCAGCAGCATTTTCAGATCATCGAAGCGGAAGACAGTCCGCTCGAGCGTCGTCGTATAGGGCATTTTTTAATTTACCAGTTGAGTAGTGAGAGGGCTTCGTCGTGAAGCCTTGGAGTGGCGGACGCCAGAACTCGTCCATCGGAATGTATCGAAAGCGCATTGCCCTTCCAGTCGGTAATGCACCCGCCAGCTCCCGCGACAACGGGCACGAGAGCCATGTAGTCGTAGGGCTGAAGTCCAGTCTCGAGAGCGATGTCGCAATGGCCGGAGGCGATCAGACCATAGATGTAGCAGTCTCCACCGAAACGCCGCAGCCTGGCTTTGCGAGAGAGACGCTCGAAGCTTTCGGCTTCGCTGTCCACAAACATATCCGGTGAGGTTGTATAGAAACGTGCCTCGGACAGGCTCTCGCAGCCGCTGGTGCGGGCCTGCTTGCCGGCAAAGAGTGCCTGTCCCGGCAGTCCCTGCCACCGTTCACCGGTGGCTGGAATATCGATCACGCCGCAGAACGGCTTTTCCTCGAAAGTCAGTGAGATAAGCGTGCCGAATAGCGGAAAGCCGGTGATGAAGCTTTTGGTGCCGTCAATCGGGTCGAGCACCCAGGTGAAGGCATTGCCTTTTTTGACGCCGAACTCCTCACCATAGATACCATGGTCGGGAAAACGCGCGCCGATCATCTCACGAAGATGTTTTTCGATTTCGCGGTCGGCGATTGTCACCGGGCTTTCGTCGAGTTTTGAGATCACGTCGAGCTGCGTTCTGAAATAAGAGAGCGCCAGCGGACGCGTGGTATCGGCAAGTTCAGCGGCGAAGGCATTATATGTCGCTGCCTCTTGCGGGCTGATATCGGTGATGGGCATCAGAGTGCTTTCAGGAACAGGGGCCAACGGGGATCGTGGATGATCGATCGGGCACGCATGTGCTTCCAGATTCCGTATTTGTAAAAGTCGAAATCGAGGGTCGAGATCCGGTTCTGCACCATCGCCCAAGTGCTCCATTTGATGTCGGCAAGTGCTTTGTGGACGATGAAGCGAGCGTGGTACGACTTGTCGTAACGTCCGAAATATTCCTCGATTATCTCGCAGTCGGTTGCTTCCGAATAGAACATCTCGCCGCTCCAGATTGCGAGATCGTAGAGCCTTTCATTGTTTGATGCATATTCGAAATCGATCAGCTTGATGGACTTGTCGTCGCCGATCAGGAAATTGCCGGGCATCGGATCATTGAAGCAGGGAACGAGGTCGAGCCCCGATGCCTCAAGCGCAGCGCGTGCCTGCCGGTAGTTCCACAAGAGCCAGTCATGGTCGAGCGGCCAGTGGCCGCCAAGCTGGCGCACCTGATCGAAATGTTCCTCGATCATGTCGAAGACGGTTTTCGTGAGAGGCAGGGCAGGCGCGTCGTGAAACTGACGGTAGACGCGCACCGCTTCGTTGCGGATCGCTCTATCGGCAAAATCCCTGTGGGTCGAGGCGCGGCGACCGTCAATAAATTCGGCAATTTCGATATCGAGGTGGTCGAGATAATCGAATGTCTTCGGTCCGATGCCGATCGCTTCCGCTTGCTTGCTGGCTGCGGCTGCGGCTTTGCGGTCGATGAACATTTCGGTGCCACGGCCTGGGATTTTCAGAAAATACCCCCGCTCTTCGCCTTCAACCTCAATGCGAAAGTTGGTGTTACTGATGCCACCGGAGACAGGACGGTAGCGCAGCCTTCGTCCTTTCCATGGGGCCACCTGGACAATTGCGGCCTCAACCGCCTTTTCGGCGTCGGACCGTGCCGTTCCCAGTTCGTTCATAGGCTTGTTCCCGTTATCGTTTTAGCCTGTCGTGACGTATGGTCGTGCTCTAGAGCGATCGTAGCCTGGCCTCGAAATCCGGATGGCCAAGCAGCATCCGGCAGCGCAGGAAACGCCAGCCGGCATATTTCAGGAATTCAACGCCTTTTGGCGGCGATCGAAGCTCAAGCACGAGGCTGCGCAATGCCCAGTAGAGATCGTCTGCCGCGGCATAGACACGGCAGCGATTGAATGCCTTTTCGCTGAAGCTGCCATCATGCATTTCAAGCAGCGGCTTCATCTGGCTTTCGAACTGGTAGAGTTCGTTCATCTGCGCGCCGAGCTGATAATAGGGGTCGAGATCGGCCGCCATGTCGAAATCGACAAGTTGCAACGCACCATCGGGTCCGAGCATCACATTCGAGGAATGCTGATCGCCATGGGCGGGTTTCAGGTCCATGCCGGCGGACGAAACCGCCTCGCGGATCGGCGTCATCCAGGACAGCATCCATTCGGCATCACCGGGTAGGCTGGCATCGCCAGCCGCAACGATCGACCAGAGATGGTCGATACCTTCGAATACCGACCATGTGCGGCCGGTGGAAACGCCGGTTGCGATCGTCTTCTGCATTTCGATCAATCGGGCGACAGTTTCCGGTCGCATCAGATCGTCAATCTTCGCGGCTCGCCAGCCGTCGCCAAGCCGGGCAAACAGCGCGCTGCGGGTACCGCTATCGTAACCAACAGGCTCCGGTGAAAAACCAAGCTGATGAGAGCGGGTGGCGGCAGCATAGGCAGCCTTGCTCTCCACAAGATCGGCTACCTCGTCGGCACCCAGACGCAGGAAATAACACGCCGCGCCGTCTGCCGGTGCGACCGCAAAATTACAGGATTCGACGGCATGATAGGACGGCGATGCGACAGCCGCCGTCGTTGACTCATAGGAAGGGGTATCGCCAATCACGGCCGAAAAGGCTGACAACGCCTTCTCAGCGCGGGCTTCCATCGCTGATTGAGGAAAACCCGTTTTCTTCATTCGGCAGCCTCGCTTAATTCCGCGGCCTTCACACCTTCGCAGGCGATCTTGTAAAGCATGTCTGCCAGTATCTGCGTGCCGAGGGCCTGGTCTTCAGGGGAGGTGTATTCGGTCGGGTGGTGGATTACGCCGTCACGGCTGTGGACCGCCAGAACCACCGCCGGGCAGACATCGGAGACGGCAACGGCGTCGTGACCGCCGATCGTATCAAGATGGCGAGCGGTTTGGCCGAGATGCGCCGCAGCGCTTTCCGCGAGCGTCACCAGGCCCGGCGCGAATGTTCCTGCCTTGCGGCGGTCGATGGAGCGGACCTCTGAGGTTACGCCCGCTTTCAGCGCCGCCTCCTCGATCTTGATCTTCATCTTTCCTTCCGCCGCCGTCAGGATCTCCGGCGATCCTGAACGCAGCTCGATGAAAAGGATGGCTTCGGCCGGCACCACGTTGGGAGAATTGGGGAAGACTTCCAGGCGGCCGACGGATGTATGCAGGTCGAGGCCGTATTCCGTCGATAGCTGCTTGAGGTCGGCGATCAGATATGCCGCCGCGAGTACCGCGTCTTTGCGGTCGGCCATCGGGGTCGCGCCGGTATGGGCCTGGCGTCCCTGGAAGGCGAGGCGATATTTCGTGGCACCCCAGAACCGCGTGAAGATACCGAAGCGTTCACCGGCGCGGCTGAGCGTCGTGTCACCCTCGATGTGCAACTCGATCAATGCGTGGGGAATATCCACCTTATCCTTGCCGGCATAGCCGATCTCGTCCAGTGACTGGCGCACCGTAATGCCGTCGCCATCGCTCCGTTCCAGCGCCCATTCGAGCTCGAGGGCGCCGGTAAACACGCTGCTACCGAGTAGGCTCGGCTGGAAACGGGCACCCTCCTCATTTGTCCAGTTGACGATCTGGAAGTTGCAGGCGGACAGCCTGCCTTCCGTCTTGAGACGTTCGCTCACGGAGAGAACCGCCTCACAGGCGGCTATGACACCGAGAGCGCCATCGAAACGACCGCCGTTCGGCTGGCTGTCGATATGGGAGCCCACCATGATCACTGGCGCGTTGGCGCCGGCCAGGGTCAACTTGCCGAACTGGTTGCCAATTGCGTCGACGGCCTGTTCAAAACCGTTTTCCGCAAACCAGCGGCCGAGCCAGTCGCGCGCCATTCCATCTTCCCTGGAAAGCGTCAGGCGGGTCATCGATCCGTCTTGGCCGCCGCCAAAGGAAGAGACTGCTTCCATCAGCGACTGGAGCCTCTCGGCATTGATCGGTGCAGGGGAGGAGGAGACGTCAGGCATGTATGATTTCCACTTTGGATTGACTGAATTGATCTGAAAATTCCCGCGCCATGACGCCGCTGGTCACTACCGCATCGATATCGCTGAGGCCGAATGTGTGGATGGAGCCGAGGCGGCCGAATTTGGAGCTGTCGGCGACGACGATCGCACGTTTGGCCTGGGCCTTGGCGACCCGGCGCAGGATCGCCTCGTCTTCACCGAAGTCCATGAACCCGCGTTCCGGATGAATGGCGCTGATGGCGATGATCGCAAGATCGAAGAAATGTTCCTTCAGCGCAGCCACGGTCTCATGGCCGTAGGTTGCCTGATAGTCGGGGCGCATACGGCCGCCCAGAACCCGCACGCTTGCCTGCGGCAAATGGAAGAAGTGAGCCGCGACCGCCAGCGAATTGCTGACAACGGTCAAGTCCTTGCGGGTCTCGATATGTTTCAGGCAGGCAAGCGTCGTCGTTCCTGTATCGATGAAGACCTTCATACCGTCTTCGACGAGAGACGCTGCGGCCTCGCCGATCTTGGCTTTTTCGCGGGAACTGACGCGCAATCGATCCGTAAAAGGCTGATCGCTTTCCTGCTGGTCGAAAACCGCACCACCATAGATGCGGCGCGCATAACCGCGCATCTCGAGTTCCTTCAGGTCGCGCCGGATCGACTCCTGGCTGACCTGCAGATGATCGGCAAGTTCCCTTACATTGACGCGCTGGGTCTGCTTCAGCATGTCGAGGATGAGCTTGAGGCGATGTTCAGTGAAACTCATGAATGCACCCTGGATTGTAGTGATTGTCGCGGCCCCTTCAGTGGTGCCGCAACCATGTTCAGGCCGTAGCCATTAGACGGGTTTCGTCATCGAGAGCCAATGGCTGGATGAGATGACAGGCGGCGAAATCCTGGCGGCCACGTGCGGTAAGGACGGGCTGCAGGCTGCCGCATCGTTGCATCGCACGCGGACAGCGTGACTTGAAGCTGCAACCCGGAGGAATATCGATCGGGCTTGGCGGTTCACCTTCCAGCAGGCAGTCTTCCGGCTGGTAGCGGCGTGCTTCAAGGGTCGGCATCGCACTGAGAAGCGCCATTGTGTAGGGATGCCCAGGATCGAAGAACAGCCGCTCGTTATCGGCCAGTTCGAAGACCTCGCCGAGATACATCACCGCCACCCGGTTGCAAACCTTGCGGACCATCGCAAGGTCGTGGGAAATGAAGATGTAGGTGAGGTCGTATTCCCTCTGCAGCTTCTGAAAAAGATCGAGAAGCTTGAACTGTTCCGTCTGGTCGAGGGCGGACAGCGTTTCGTCCATGATCAGGATTTCAGGCTCGAGAACCAGTGCACGGGCGACGTTGATGCGCTGGCGCTGGCCCGCACTCAGACCGAGCGGCAGTTCTTCGTAGAGGTCGGCGGAAAGACCGACTTCACCCATCACCTTGAGTACGCGCTCACGGATATTCGCGCTATCCTTCCATCCGTGGGTGCGAAGCGGCCCTTCGAGCATCTTTCCAACCGATGTGCGTGGCGGCAGCGAACCAAAAGGGTCCTGCAATACCATCTGCAGCTTCTTGCGAAAGGTAAGAAGGTCCTTGCCGCCGAGCGTGGCGATGTCGTCCTTGCCACACAAGACCTGCCCGGAACTCGGCAGTTCCAGCCGGCTCAGAAGCCGCATGAGCGTCGACTTGCCACAACCCGATTCACCGACGATTGCGAAGCTGTCGCCGCGGCGAACGTCGAAGGTGACGTTGCGAACCGCACGGACATGGTTGAAGCCGCCGAATCCGGTCTTCTTCTTCACCTTGTAGACCTGCGAGGCGTCGCGCAGGCTCAGGACAATGTCGCGCTTGTCTGCAAGGCGCGGCATCTCGGTCTCTTCGATCCAGATCTTCGGCGTCTGTTCGACAAGCTCCTTCGTATAGGCATAGGCTGGGGCAGCGATCAGCTTTTCGGTTGCCTGCTCTTCAACGATGCGGCCTTTCTCCATGACCAATATCCGGCTGCAGGCTTCGCGGGCAACGGGAAGCGAGGAAGAGATGAACAGCACAGCGGTATCGAAACTATCAGTCAGTTCCTTCATCAGGCGGATGACCTGGGCTGCGACGGTGACGTCGAGCGGTTGGGTGACATTGTCGGCAATCAGCAGCGCCGGGTTTGTTACCAGCGCATCAACGATCAGTGCCCGTTGCATCATGCCGCCGGAAAACTGCCAAGGATAATCACTGAAGCGACTGCGTGCCGAAGGAATACGGACGGCTTCCAGAAGCTCTATCGTGCGCTTTTCCGCCTCCTGCCGGGAGGTGCCTGGAACGACAGCACGCAGTTTCTCGACGATCTGTGAGCCGACCGGCAGCGTCGGATCGAGTGCGCCCATCGGATTAGCGCCGACATAGGCGACCCGGCGGCGCAGGATCCGCATCTCGTTCTCGGAGATGCCGTAAATATCCTTGCCTTCGAAGAGGACGTTGCCGGAACGGACGGAAAGGGGCGGTTCCAGCCAGTTGACGACGGCCTTCGACAGCACCGTCTTGCCGGCGCCGCTCGCCCCGACGACACCGACGATTTCTCGCGGCGCAAGGCTGAAGGAGA
This portion of the Agrobacterium tumefaciens genome encodes:
- a CDS encoding DeoR/GlpR transcriptional regulator → MSFTEHRLKLILDMLKQTQRVNVRELADHLQVSQESIRRDLKELEMRGYARRIYGGAVFDQQESDQPFTDRLRVSSREKAKIGEAAASLVEDGMKVFIDTGTTTLACLKHIETRKDLTVVSNSLAVAAHFFHLPQASVRVLGGRMRPDYQATYGHETVAALKEHFFDLAIIAISAIHPERGFMDFGEDEAILRRVAKAQAKRAIVVADSSKFGRLGSIHTFGLSDIDAVVTSGVMAREFSDQFSQSKVEIIHA
- a CDS encoding Zn-dependent hydrolase, which codes for MPDVSSSPAPINAERLQSLMEAVSSFGGGQDGSMTRLTLSREDGMARDWLGRWFAENGFEQAVDAIGNQFGKLTLAGANAPVIMVGSHIDSQPNGGRFDGALGVIAACEAVLSVSERLKTEGRLSACNFQIVNWTNEEGARFQPSLLGSSVFTGALELEWALERSDGDGITVRQSLDEIGYAGKDKVDIPHALIELHIEGDTTLSRAGERFGIFTRFWGATKYRLAFQGRQAHTGATPMADRKDAVLAAAYLIADLKQLSTEYGLDLHTSVGRLEVFPNSPNVVPAEAILFIELRSGSPEILTAAEGKMKIKIEEAALKAGVTSEVRSIDRRKAGTFAPGLVTLAESAAAHLGQTARHLDTIGGHDAVAVSDVCPAVVLAVHSRDGVIHHPTEYTSPEDQALGTQILADMLYKIACEGVKAAELSEAAE
- a CDS encoding phosphotransferase, whose amino-acid sequence is MEARAEKALSAFSAVIGDTPSYESTTAAVASPSYHAVESCNFAVAPADGAACYFLRLGADEVADLVESKAAYAAATRSHQLGFSPEPVGYDSGTRSALFARLGDGWRAAKIDDLMRPETVARLIEMQKTIATGVSTGRTWSVFEGIDHLWSIVAAGDASLPGDAEWMLSWMTPIREAVSSAGMDLKPAHGDQHSSNVMLGPDGALQLVDFDMAADLDPYYQLGAQMNELYQFESQMKPLLEMHDGSFSEKAFNRCRVYAAADDLYWALRSLVLELRSPPKGVEFLKYAGWRFLRCRMLLGHPDFEARLRSL
- a CDS encoding phosphotransferase family protein, whose translation is MNELGTARSDAEKAVEAAIVQVAPWKGRRLRYRPVSGGISNTNFRIEVEGEERGYFLKIPGRGTEMFIDRKAAAAASKQAEAIGIGPKTFDYLDHLDIEIAEFIDGRRASTHRDFADRAIRNEAVRVYRQFHDAPALPLTKTVFDMIEEHFDQVRQLGGHWPLDHDWLLWNYRQARAALEASGLDLVPCFNDPMPGNFLIGDDKSIKLIDFEYASNNERLYDLAIWSGEMFYSEATDCEIIEEYFGRYDKSYHARFIVHKALADIKWSTWAMVQNRISTLDFDFYKYGIWKHMRARSIIHDPRWPLFLKAL
- a CDS encoding ethanolamine ammonia-lyase subunit EutB; translated protein: MPYTTTLERTVFRFDDLKMLLAKATPERSGDQLAGIAAAGPVERLAAQMALADLPLKAFLSEEIISSEEDEVSRLIAERHDPAAFSAVSSLTVGEFREWLLKPETTHDRLEAVTWGLTPEMVAAVSKIMRLQDMIAVSAKRRVVTRFRNTIGLAGRLSTRNQPNHPTDDSRGIMASAIDGLLMGSGDAVIGVNPATDATDDYVRIVSLLDELREKLAIPTQTCCLGHVTTAIQAIQRGAPVDLVFQSVAGSEKANRGFGVDLALLKEAHEAGRSLGRGMADANVMYFETGQGAALSADAHFGVDQQTMETRAYAVAREFDPLLVNTVVGFIGPEYLFNGKQIIRAGIEDHFCGKLLGLPMGVDVCYTNHADADQEDMDTLLTLLCAANVNFVITVPGADDIMLNYQSLSHHDAVYCRETLKRPPAPEFERWLSEIGLTDCDGALIGEPAVLSDYVRSSNLIGA
- the hisN gene encoding histidinol-phosphatase — its product is MPITDISPQEAATYNAFAAELADTTRPLALSYFRTQLDVISKLDESPVTIADREIEKHLREMIGARFPDHGIYGEEFGVKKGNAFTWVLDPIDGTKSFITGFPLFGTLISLTFEEKPFCGVIDIPATGERWQGLPGQALFAGKQARTSGCESLSEARFYTTSPDMFVDSEAESFERLSRKARLRRFGGDCYIYGLIASGHCDIALETGLQPYDYMALVPVVAGAGGCITDWKGNALSIHSDGRVLASATPRLHDEALSLLNW
- a CDS encoding ABC transporter ATP-binding protein, whose product is MIAPLLQLKNLTVNAGRSDKAKIILNDISFSLAPREIVGVVGASGAGKTVLSKAVVNWLEPPLSVRSGNVLFEGKDIYGISENEMRILRRRVAYVGANPMGALDPTLPVGSQIVEKLRAVVPGTSRQEAEKRTIELLEAVRIPSARSRFSDYPWQFSGGMMQRALIVDALVTNPALLIADNVTQPLDVTVAAQVIRLMKELTDSFDTAVLFISSSLPVAREACSRILVMEKGRIVEEQATEKLIAAPAYAYTKELVEQTPKIWIEETEMPRLADKRDIVLSLRDASQVYKVKKKTGFGGFNHVRAVRNVTFDVRRGDSFAIVGESGCGKSTLMRLLSRLELPSSGQVLCGKDDIATLGGKDLLTFRKKLQMVLQDPFGSLPPRTSVGKMLEGPLRTHGWKDSANIRERVLKVMGEVGLSADLYEELPLGLSAGQRQRINVARALVLEPEILIMDETLSALDQTEQFKLLDLFQKLQREYDLTYIFISHDLAMVRKVCNRVAVMYLGEVFELADNERLFFDPGHPYTMALLSAMPTLEARRYQPEDCLLEGEPPSPIDIPPGCSFKSRCPRAMQRCGSLQPVLTARGRQDFAACHLIQPLALDDETRLMATA
- a CDS encoding ethanolamine ammonia-lyase subunit EutC, with product MTMVIEPSVTEQGLNLKEMTDARVSLGRHGAGLPTGAQLSFLLDHARAREAVWTSVDRTALTERLNRLGLSVVRVDSMASDRNIYVRRPDLGRLLAAESTERLKQAGAGKGYDVAIIAADGLSSSAVDLNSAPLIEALVPKLAILNLSIASIVLANQARVALGDPVGEALGAKLTIVLVGERPGLSAADSLGAYITYGPKSGNPDSRRNCVSNIRDGGLPVREAAKIISMLVRDMVKTSVSGVALKSAVAQFLKNGGSSDRL